Below is a genomic region from Spirosoma radiotolerans.
ATTTTACTCAAACCTGGACAAGCTGGCGCTCCAACTGACCCAGCCGTTTTCGCCAAAAACTTCGACACCATCCTTAAAAAATATGTTGGACCGCAGGCAATGCAGGTGCTTGGGACAAGCATGGAGCAGTTTCAGAAAGCAGGGAATCAAGTGAAGTTCTGGCTACTTCCACTGACGGATATCCATCTGCATTCAAAACAGCAGGTCGAGCTGGCACCCAACGGCGATATTCAATACGTCTATATTTTCTCGGCGGTAGCGCTGTTCATTCTGCTCATTGCCTGCATTAACTTCATGAATCTGGCCACTGCCCGCTCGGCGAACCGTGCGAAGGAAGTCGGCGTGCGGAAAGTAATGGGTTCTGAACGCCAGCAACTTATTGGCCAGTTCATGACCGAATCGGTACTAACCACCCTGTTGGCGATGATACTGGCCTGTGGCATGGTCGTTCTAGCCTTACCAAGCTTCAATACCATTGCCGGGAAACAGATGAGCATCGTTCAACTTGTATCTCCCTATTATCTGCCCCTACTGATTGCGCTGCCCATCGTTGTTGGTCTGTTGGCGGGCAGCTATCCTGCCTTTTTCCTCTCTTCTTTTCAGCCCATAAAGGTGCTCAAAGGGGGTACGGCATTCCGGAATATAAATAGAAGTTTTAAAAGTGCTGACTTGCGAAGCGGGCTGGTGGTCTTTCAGTTCATGATGTCGGTAGTCCTTATTGTAGGAACGATTATCGTGTATCGGCAGATCACCTACATCCAGACAAAAAACGTGGGGTTCAAACGCGATCAACTATTGACCGTCAATGGCGTCTATTCGTTGGGTAAGCAAGCCGAAACATTCAAGCAGGAAGTAATGCGCTTGCCGGGTGTTGTGAGCGGGAGCATTTCAGGTTTCCTACCAACGCCCTCTAATCGCAACGATATGGCATTCTTCGCCGAAGGTGAGTCGAGCCGGAACAAAGGCGTTAATATGCAAACCTGGGGTGTTGACTACGACTACATAAAAACATTGGCTATGCAGCTCGTTCAGGGACGCGATTTTTCACGGGCATTCGGAGCCGACTCGTCGGGAATTATTCTCAATGAAGCCGCTGTGAAAGTGTTAGGATTCAAAGATCCTATCGGTAAACGGGTATGGCGTTTTGATGATCCACAGGGTAAAACCCAAAAAACGTATACGATCATCGGCATTGTCAAAAATTTCCATTTCGAGTCGCTCCGGCGCAATATTGGAGCCTTGTCGCTGGTGCTTGATGCCAATTCGGGAGCCGCTTCTTTCCGGCTCAGTAGTACGAATCTGCCGACACTCATGAAGGAAGTCGAAGCCAGGTGGAAACAACTTGCTCCCGATCAGCCATTTAGCTACCAGTTCATGGACGACAGTTTCGACGAAATGTATCGGGCGGAACAGCGCGTTGGCACCATTGCGCTCACATTTGCGGCCCTGGCCATCCTGATTGCCTGTCTGGGTCTCTTTGGTTTGGCGGCTTTTATGGCAGAACAGCGTACCAAAGAAATCGGCGTTCGAAAGGTGTTGGGTGCTTCGGTTGGCAGCATCATTGGTTTGCTATCAAAAGACTTTCTAAAACTGGTTCTTATTTCTATTGTTATTGCTTCGCCTATTGCCTGGTACGCAATGGGCCAGTGGCTGGAGGACTTCGCCTATAAAATTGACATTGAGTGGTGGATGTTCCTGCTGGCGGGTTTGCTGGCGGTGGGTATAGCCCTGCTCACGGTGAGTTTCCAGAGTGTCAAAGCGGCCCTGATGAATCCGGTGAAGAGTTTACGGTCTGAGTAAATTGGTTATGCGGTCCTAAATTAATTCCTTAATACATAACCGCGCAACCAGTTTAAGTAAACCCGTATAGAATGCTTTACCGGGGGAAATTTGTTTGGCCACAGACAAGATCTTCACTGGAAAATAAAACCAGTGGCAACGAAGTAATTTTTTTTATAATATAGGCTAATTATCATCC
It encodes:
- a CDS encoding ABC transporter permease, yielding MSKQPNPTESSDAVGSPNQVEPPRWADRLLTWFVAPHLLEYVQGDLHEAFHRQVPQVGLVRAQRAYVRSVLSCLTPFFYRRRPNEYPSPTNLAMLTNYLKIAWRTLRKQQGFTIINIFGLAVGLACCMLIMLYVLDELSFDRYNAKADRIYRVQSDIKFGGNDMHFAAAPDPLGPTLKKDYPQVEQFVRLHQRGTWLVKRAGETTNLREANITFADSTLFDVFTLPFVSGDPKRALAEPNSVVISESAAKRHFGNQNPIGQPMVFENTKIFKVSGVMRDMPQNSHFHSDFFLSMRNDDYPWGQWLSINHHTYILLKPGQAGAPTDPAVFAKNFDTILKKYVGPQAMQVLGTSMEQFQKAGNQVKFWLLPLTDIHLHSKQQVELAPNGDIQYVYIFSAVALFILLIACINFMNLATARSANRAKEVGVRKVMGSERQQLIGQFMTESVLTTLLAMILACGMVVLALPSFNTIAGKQMSIVQLVSPYYLPLLIALPIVVGLLAGSYPAFFLSSFQPIKVLKGGTAFRNINRSFKSADLRSGLVVFQFMMSVVLIVGTIIVYRQITYIQTKNVGFKRDQLLTVNGVYSLGKQAETFKQEVMRLPGVVSGSISGFLPTPSNRNDMAFFAEGESSRNKGVNMQTWGVDYDYIKTLAMQLVQGRDFSRAFGADSSGIILNEAAVKVLGFKDPIGKRVWRFDDPQGKTQKTYTIIGIVKNFHFESLRRNIGALSLVLDANSGAASFRLSSTNLPTLMKEVEARWKQLAPDQPFSYQFMDDSFDEMYRAEQRVGTIALTFAALAILIACLGLFGLAAFMAEQRTKEIGVRKVLGASVGSIIGLLSKDFLKLVLISIVIASPIAWYAMGQWLEDFAYKIDIEWWMFLLAGLLAVGIALLTVSFQSVKAALMNPVKSLRSE